The DNA region CAAAACCAAAGCtgctgccattaactgtatactttcccgttACATTTGATTGGCATTGAAATTGAGATGAGTAGAAGTATTTTCACTCAgtgagtggtgaacctgtggaactgTCTACCTCAGAAGGTTTCAGAAGCTAAGTCGTTCTGAGGGATTGATAGATTTCTGGACATTTATCATCTGACCAGCTAACCAGCTCATCTACCGCTGTTGTTTGACTAGTACCACATTTCTTCCTCATTTTTTCAACTATTGTCAGAAGTAGATGAATGGCCTCATCGTCACCACTCATAGAGGGctaggagagaaaggaggagaggaggtgggggatggAGCGGGAGGTGGTCACTtatctctgacaatgaaggaatgATGACTTGCAATCAATATGTTAGGTAGACTGTTCCACCCAGAACATTTTGCATTTCTAACATTGTTATTCTTTTCATAGTATCTTCTCAAAATGCCATGACAAGGTACCCCCAGGCCCATTCTATGAAGCCTGTGTGAACGACGCATGCCATGTCAGGAATGAGACAATAATATGCTCCAGTCTAGACATGTATTCCAAGATGTGCAGACTTAAAGGCGATACCTGTGTGGATTGGCGGAATCACACCAGCGGAGTATGTTGTAAGTAACTGAGcaagaatcaaagtgctggaggaattcaacaggtcaggcagcatctgtagaggacaATGAACAGACAatgattcaggtcgggacccttcttcagtgatggaGAAAGTTGTAAAAGAAAGGTAGGAGTggcaaagtgataggtggatacaggtgagggggaatgAATGGTAGATTGGTGGAGACAGTGGCAAACAGTGAAGatgcaaaggagacaaaagggtgtcagaataCAAAGGAGAGGTGAAATGTAAAGATggtgggagggatgtgggtggaaggggacaaggagaggagagagggaataaaaAGGAAATGCAAGACTCGAGGATGGAAGGGGTGGGAGATGAATGTAGGGAGGAGAGTAAAAGAGGGTCACAATGGGAAGGGGTAAGTGGTGGTAGAGGAAAGAGATAGGGAGGTAGAAACTGATAACTAATCATTTCCTCCTAATATCATTGAATGGTTTCACTTCTTCAGATCATCATGACTGCTCTGACTCCATTTTGGCCTAGATTGCCCTTCTCACCGTGTGGCCTTGATAAGTTAACTGCCTTCAAATATTTCTCCAAATTCTTTTCAAAACTTATTGAATCACGAGTGAAggatatttaattgtcatatgtactgggaatggaacaatgacattctactTGTTGAGGCTTAACAGGCTCATAAAGGCAACAACACATGAATAAATATATtatcaataaaataaattaataactgtaacaCTAGATAACCATAAGTGCAATACCAAATTCCGTAGTGCAACCAATGctacagtccatagaagatcagaaTAGGCAGTTAGTATCAAACAAATCCTTAAGTATtggattttcactcagagagtagtgTGTGTCTGGAATAAGCTGCATGAGAAAGCTGTAGAAGCAGTATAATTACACATTTTAAATTGATAAATGTGGATATGAAtgctgagagggatatgggctatatgcaggcaaatgggactagcccactaagtgaacttggttggcatggacaaggtcagatgaagggtctgtttttgttCTGTACAGCTCTATAATCCTGGGGATCTATGAATCCTGACATAAAACAGGGAAGAGTATCAGGAAAGCGAGAAAGAGTATCCAGCATTGTAACCATTAACCAAAAGAGTTGTACAATTGTGGAATTTCAGATTTGATACCTAATTTTTCGTTTCCTTGTTTACTTTAATCCAGCATATCACTGCCCTGCAAAGATGGAATATAAACCATGTGCATCAAAGGAGCAGCCAACTTGTGggtccaggtttgttgcatttattTTACAAAACATTCTCACTGACAATTCAAAAAATCATTCTCTCgttttccttctctccttcacTCAATGCACAATATTAATGCTCCCTTTTGTGATCAGGACTGACAAAAATACACCCAGTGATAAGGGTGGGTTTGATGAAGGCTGCTTCTGTCCTGATGGCAAGATCCTGTTTGAGCCCAAAAACATCTGCACAGATAGCTGCAGTAAGTATATTTCTGTACAACTGTTACAAGGTCTGGTAACCCCATTACCAAGTTCCCACAGTTGAACCTTAACTAGAGCTACCTCACAGAGAAGGGATATAATATCATGTGGGAATTGTAGGGAGAGTTCCGCACATTGGGAATGATGGAATACATCATGAGAGAAAATCCAGGAAAGTAACTTAGCTGAAAGTGCATTTTATTACAGTGATTATTTTGGTTAATTAATTGGCTTGtgagtgactgactgactgactgactgactgtcaCTTGAGTCAATTACTGCTCCTCTGATCAGCAGTCACTTAATTTTATCCATCATCTTTCTTTCTTTGTATTTTATATGTTATGTTTCTTTGTTGATTATTTAGCACTTAGTATTTTGGTTCAAATTCAGTCAGTAAGCACATTAGTTATGATTTTTCTTTATGTCCATTGTAGATTGCATTGGACCTGATGGAAAACCAAAGCAGGTAGGTTTATCAAGCGAGCAGCCAATATCTATCATTGAGAATGATATTAACTTCTGCTTCCACATTGATAAAACATGTCCTGCTGTTGTTGTGTTTGTGACAGGTCGGTGAAACATGGCAAAGCAATTGTCAGGATTGTTCTTGCGTCAAGGCGACAttgagcatcatctgcaaaccccACAAATGCCCCATATCACCTCCAGTGGTGTGTAAAGAACAGGGCTTTGTACCAGTTGTTGAAAGGAACCAAGACGACTTGTGTTGTACAGAAACCACATGCAGTGAGTGGACACTTTCTCagtttacaaaaacagaaaatgctttgaAATACACAGCAGATCAGTGTATTTGCTGTCCTTTCCAGTTCTGTGGAAGGATCATAGACCTGAAaacaattctgtttctctctccatcttttgCAACATTTTGATTATTAATCTTCTAAGTTGGTGTGCATGAATATTTCATTGTACAGTTCCAGCATGAAATTTTCTATTATTTCAAAGCAAAATCATATGCATTATGAGTTTTGCCAAGAGGGAATCTTGTTGACTTATGTAATGATTTTAGAAATAATAATTTCTAAGCAAAAACTGGATGGTAAATGGGATAGGCTAGCATagaccaaagggtttgtttctgtgctgaatgattcTTAAGTTCTCGAAGATTAAGTTCTACTGATAAAAGACAACTTGGAGATTAATCATTTGGAATACTCCATGAAGAGCACAGAGAATCAATTTTAATTGCCAGATGTAAGTACAcctatgtgatttttttttttccagtgAACTCAGAGAGGATAGAAAGGGTTTAGGTATTAGTGTGAGgaattcagcgtgtcaggcatcatctgcgaagggaaatggactgacgatatttcagatcaggacccttcttttatAATGCAGCTATTAGAGgttatctaaaattagagaatttagTGTTGATAttattgggttataagctacccaagcggagtttaagatgctgttcctccagtttgtgtatgacctcactctggcaatggaggcggcctaggacagaaaggtcagtatgggaatgggaagggaattaaaatggttagcaagcgggtgatccagtaggccttagcggactgagtgcaagtgttcatctacgcttggtcttgccaatatacAGGAGACCTCATTGGgataccggatgcagtagatgaggtttcaagaggtgcatgtgaacccctGTCTCATCCGGAAGGActtgggatccctggatggagccatgggaggaggtatagggacaggtgttacatctcctgtggttgcaggggaaagtagctgGGGAGGTGGtgatttgtgtgggaagggatgagtgaaccaaagagttgcggAGGGCGGAAAGAGGAGAAGATGGGAAGACGTGCGGTGTTGGGATCactttggaggtgatggaaatgtcagaggatggtgTGTTTGTTACGGAGGGTGATagtgtgaaaggtgaggaccaagggATAGTGAAACAGAATTGTAACACGATCACCCTCCGTGCTCTTTGGGGGTTTGCAAAGAGTGAATAGTGGTTGTTAGTGGTAAACTGAGGTTCATCACGATCCACCAGAATGATGGGCTCACCACTGGATTAATTTTGAAGAGGATGGGCAGTATTAATCAGACTAGTTGGTACTCAAAACTTGTGGTTAATTGGGAAATTAgtttaatcaggccttgatttatTGAAATAAtagtaacattttttttaacctaAAATGAAACCTCTAATGGTGCTTTTACTTAAGTGATGTCATTTTTTGCCTATTCAGAATGTAACACAAGTCACTGCACAACTTTGAAATTTGACTGCAAACCTGGATACACGCCAGTGCTCCACATGCAACACGATAAATGCTGCCCAAATTACACCTGTAGTAAGTGTTACTTTTATGTTGATCTGTGATACCAGTAGTTTATGGTCACGATGGTGATCATTTAAAGTAGCATGCCTGCAGTACAAAATATGTGAACTGTTAACTTAATGGCATATTATTTCATTTTCAGAAGCAAAACAAGTCTGTGTGTACAATGGCACTGAATACAAGGTAAGGTACACTGACATATGCAGAGTTACTAATTACAGCTTTGCAGCATAGGAACATGACATTTGGCCTAACTCATCCACACAGACCAATGGGTCCATGgtattataagacaataactgcagatgctggtacaaatcgaaggtatctcttcacaaaatgctgaatctctaaactaaacatgttattTAAATAGAGAAATATTGCAGAGTTCTGAAATGTAAAACGATCCAGTTGTGCTAGTATTATGCCAAGTATTGAGGGAAGCTAATATTATATTGTCCTTTATCGCCaggaaaatggaaaatgaaagTAGGGAAAATGTAGTTCAGTTCCTCTGGGCTTTAGTGAGATCAGATCAAGATAGGATGCACATCATCAGTCTCCTTATATAAGGAAAGATGACACTGCACTGGAAACACTTCAGGTTAAATGGACCAATATCTGAAATGAATGGGTTGCTGTATGATGAAAGGATGGAGAGATTAGGCTAGTATCTGTTGGGTTTTGAAGTGAGAGAGAGCTTGGCTGGAACAGTTCAGAGCCTAGGGGTCTTGAGAGGGTTTGTGTTGGGAGGAGAAGTTTCTTCTGATGAGGGAACTGAGGATTTACATTTAACAATATGGAGTCACTCACTgaattctcttcctcaaaggTAGGTGGAACCAGCCTGATTATTTTTAAGGTTGAGGTAGATAGTCTCATGGTAACACAAGATTCTCAATAAGAAAGGAAGTGGATCGATGTCAATGTGTTGAGGCTCCAAATGAATTAGCCACGATTACTTTGAATTTCAGAGAAGGGGAAATGGCAAAGTCCTGCTCCTAGTTTGTAATTCAATGATTCTTCGAATTTACTGCAAAAAAACATAAACCTCCAGAGGTATATCTACTTCACTGCATGAAATCCAACTGTTTCATTACATTGTATTAAAAGCCCAGCACAAATTTTAAACCACATCTCAACTCAAACTTTACTTGTGTTTCAGCCGGGAATGACTGTACCACAGAATACATGCAAGGATTGCAAATGTACTGAAGAAATGGATCCATTAACCAAGCTCCGTGCCATTGCATGCACGCCCAATAAGTGCAATACTCAGTGTTCACAGGTAACCATCTAACCCACTAATCACTCATTATTCCATTTATAGTCATTGAAATGGGACTAATTATTGATGTCTTCACAACAGGGCTATGAATACAAGAAGCAGGAAGGACAATGCTGTGGAAATTGTACCCAGGTTTCATGTATAATTGAACTGCCAGACAGGCCACCAATAATCCTTCAGGTATGCATTTTACTTCTTGGAGACCCGTTATCATAAatactttgcttgggcagcttacaacccagcagtatcaatattgatttctctaacttcaagtaacctctacattccctctcgctccatccctcccccacccacgtcacaccagcttctcgttctcacttaGCAAACAGCTAAGAAtcccctgtttcctttattatcgttacttttttgaatatctttcattcattcttctcaatctctctacatcatcgtctatatctctcgttttcctctccCATGACTTtccgtctgacgaagggtctcgacccgaaacgtcacccattcctactctccagaaatgctgcctgtcctgctgagttactccagcattttgtgtccatcttcggtttaaaccagcatctacaattccttccttCACATCATAGATATTGTCATCGTCAACAAGTGTGAAGGGAAGATAAGGTGGCAAGAAAGGATCTTAGTTCAGAGGATCAAGATGTAGAATTAGTTTGCATGAAGAAATGGAAGtaatctcagcagctccactgaaGGACAGAGTGTAATTTAGGGTCTTATGCTTGTAAGACAGATGCTttcgggaggcacagtggtgcagctgtagagttgctgccttacagcatcagaggcgcaggtttgatcctgaccacgggtgctgtctgtacagactttgtgcgttctccgcgtgacctgcgtgggttttctctgagtgctccagtttcctcccacatcccaaagacctagaatttgtagattaattggcttagtaacttgtaaattgtccctagtgtttgtaggatagtgttagtgtagggggatcgctggaagccacggacacggtgggccaatttgcctgttttcgcactgcaactctaaactaaattaaactaaactaaaataatcacGGATGTCTTTAAACTTCACATAGATTGGAGAAACCAAAGCTTGCCATGGGGATGTTGACAGAGTACATTTGGGATAATTTCTAAGaagattttattgaattgtaGATCTGGTGATTTATAAATGAGATTGAATTAATGATCACACAGCAAAGGAGCATCTAGCATCAGGTGCTAAAATGGTAGAATTCTCACACAGTTTCTAAGTTGGAAACTTAGGTTGAAAGTTGTCTCTTCAACATATATAATTCCTCCGTTTTCTGGTAAGCTGGCATAGTGAAGAACAGCCAATGTAACACCTGTAGCCAAAGAAGATGGCTTGGCCAGAGAGCCTGTCCACTGCAATTGCCACAATGCTAGCACGTCTCCACAGAGAAACAGTAGCCAGACGTTGAGAAAATCGCAGGACAATGAAGCAGCGTAATccagtactttagactttactttagactttagagatagagcagaaacaggccctctggcccatcgaCCAGCAGGCACCACGTATACTAAtacaatcctgcacacactggggacaatgtacaagatcactgaagccaaataacctacaaacctgtacatctttggagtgtgggaggaaaccggagcacccggagaaaacgcacgcaggtcactgggagaacacacaaactccgcacagacagcacccgtagtcaggatcaaacatggatctctggcgccgtggggcagcaactctaccgctgcacctgtgGTTATATGAAAAGAAAATGGTGTTTGAAAATGGTACTGGACTTTCTAATGTTGCACAGTGAAGCTCTGATTAAACCAGCACAGAGAGTTTGTCGGTACTCAACAAGCAGATTCTCCAGTCTTGGGTGTTACTCCCGTTAGTACCCCAACAAATGTTTAATTCACTTTTTCTTACTTAGAACACAGTAGTATCACACATTTTCCATTGTGCCAGGAGAATTTAGAGAATACAGAAAACAAAACCAGGGAGTTTATAAAGAGCCTGGGGACAGGACCCTGGTCAATTTCTAAGGAGTGTTGCAATGGGACCCCAGCCAGTGTATAAAGAGCCTAAGAATGGGATCCCAGTGAGTTTATAaggaagatgtagaaacaagaaactgcagatgctggttgataaaaaaagacaaaaaatgcttgagtaactcaaggggtcagtcagcatccctggatagcatggataggtgacaatttgggtcaggGATCTTATAAGGAACATAGGAATGGTCCCCCAGTGAGTTTACAGTGATCAGAGACTCAACTGTAAggatggagatgatgtttccgcaGCTACAAATAGGACTCAACTGATAAATTGTCTCCCTGGTGCCAGAATGATGGATGGGCCAGAGGAGGGACATTCTGAAAGGGGGAGAGTGAACCTCAGTGGTCATGGAACACTTCGATAGATAACATGGGCAGATAAACAAACGAGGTTCTGGAATATGAATTTAGAGAGTCAGGCAAAGATTAAAGACAGGGCTCTAATGTTGTGCAGTGAATAAAGAGCATGATGTACTCCCGAGTGAAGGAACAGGAAGACAGGTCAGATAAAAACACAGGTGGCAGGATGGTGTTGGATAGAGGCAGAGTTTGGGGTCATTAGGAGCATTTCCAGTGAAAATGGGAGCTGTACATCAGGGTACATTGTACCTGAAACCTGAGTGTGTCCAATATCTTTACTGATGCTGTGGGAGAGATGTCAATCCAATTGGCAGAGGACTGGACACAGAGTAGCTATATAATTGGAGGCAAGCAGTCAAATGTGGAAGGAAAACTGTGCAAACCCACCACTTGTAAGGCAAAGAAGTAAAAGGAACTAATGGTAGCATCAACTGTAAACCAAATTAATGGGGAGAAATGCAACATGACAGTTAATAAGATGTAAGAATCAATGGTCTGATTATTTCCACggatttaaacatttaaatagaCAAGTCTCTTCCCTGTTTTCCACAGCCTGGAGAGAAAATATCTGTGGGAAAAAACAACTGTACAAAGTATGAATGTGAGAAAATAGGGGGCCACTTTATTCCAAACATCTACAATCAATGGTGCCCTCGTTTGGATCATGATAACTGTGAGCCTGTAAGTTCGACTGATCATGAATTAATATGTTTTATAATATTGCATTAAACTTTCAATTATCTTCAATTAATGTTTATTCTCTTTGACAGGGAACAATACACATGGACAAGGATGGATGTTGTCAGACATGTAAGTAGCAGACTGACACAATTGCAGAATAACTCCCTGCTCTTGAATTAAACAGAGCGGATTATTTAATCACTGAATTCTCCCGGCCTTGAGTTGCCGTGAAGAGGGTGACACTGACGTTTCTGTGTTTCATTGTTAAAGGAACAGGCAGAGAGATTCAATTGTCAGAGTGTCTGAGATATCTAATCAATTTTTCATCATGATTGGTATCTCTGAGTGCAATCCATCCTTAACACAACTTCAGGTCACACATTCCTGGTGAGTGTGACCCTTGCACATGCATTCATTGTGAGGGTGACCCTTGCACAGACACTCCTGGTGAGTGTGAGCCTTGCACACACGTTCCTGGTGAGTGTGACCCTTGCACATAAGGTCATGGTGAGTGTGACCCTAGTACACCCACTCCTAGTGAGTGTGACCCTTGCACACAAAGTCATGGTGAGTGTGACTCTAGTACACCCACTCCTGGTGAGTGTGACCCTTGCACACACATTCATGATGAGTGTGACCCTTGCACACACTTTCATGGTGAGTGCGACCCTTGCACACACATTGATCATAgagagaacgtgcatactccacacagacagcagccgggactgagcccaggtctctggtgctgtgaggcagcaactccaccaactGTGCCAAATGCACCACTCTTTATTATTTTCATTGAGATGTTTATCACAAAACTCAACACTGCTTGGCTGGAGCAACAACATAATTTTTCCTTTCTGCGGAGTTGCACTGCTCCTGAATATCTGAAGTTCAATGTAGGTGACTGTGGAAAGGGatggaagggaaaaagatttcttCTCCTGTGCCTCCCCACAAATTAAGAAAATCGCTGCAAAATAATACATCTGACCAATGTAAAATCAGGTGATATTCTGATCTTAAAATTCttcccttaaccctcatgctCCTTCATAAGTTGAagttgttatgggaatagcgcactcggatatatattacccatgaggctgtagccgaggagatcctgaattaaaatggctgaacccaagactcgtgtgtaaagcctctgttaattagttgtgtagctgtatgggagcaggttacagaaaggaaacacactaacaaaacagaaGTCATTTGGGAATTTTAAGTCACGTTTGTTGATCCTTAATTCTGATTGCATTTGCaggtattccaaagacatgcagtgttAAAAAGTCCGTGACCTACATCAATCACAAGAGATGCCGATCACAACAAGAAGTGCCGATGACCTCCTGTGGAGGGCGCTGTATGACCTCTTCAGTGTACGTATCAACACtaaattcatagaacatagaatggtacaacacaggaacataatccacatcccccccccccccattccctgtctATCCAAAAATGGCTTAAATGCCATGATCCTATcctcctccactaccaccccaggCAGCTCGCCATCCACTTTGTAAACAAAAATTGCcttgcacctctcctttaaactttatccctcaccccttaaagctatgccctctagtatttgatatttccatcttgagataaAGGTTctcactgcctaccctatctatgcctcataattttatacacttctatcaggtcttctcggaacttccggcattccagagaaagcaatccaagaatGTCCAACCTTTTTTTATGGCTAATACCCCTAATGCAGGCATtaatctgataaacctcctctgcaccctctccaaagcttccacgtccttcctgcattggggcaaccagaactgcacacaatactacaaattCAGCC from Rhinoraja longicauda isolate Sanriku21f chromosome 18, sRhiLon1.1, whole genome shotgun sequence includes:
- the LOC144602456 gene encoding intestinal mucin-like protein; the protein is MDCDPKRFMIIPTAAISNNVTSAFEIPGVCSGWGGSHYLTFDGTSYTFKGNCTYILVKQITEKFKDFKIYLDNAYSGPDTSHSAALKIFYNSSVITLIQATVDNSIKATTLVNNEEVIQPYSHDGVRISSSGITEKVEIITINVTVTFNGLDFTIDLPYEIFGKNVEGQCGTCTNNKKDDCTLPDGTVVASCSHSASHWIIKDKNCSVGTTTPRPIYTSTTSSPKTTLSPTTVPTTPCAASDICKIILGPIFSKCHDKVPPGPFYEACVNDACHVRNETIICSSLDMYSKMCRLKGDTCVDWRNHTSGVCSYHCPAKMEYKPCASKEQPTCGSRTDKNTPSDKGGFDEGCFCPDGKILFEPKNICTDSCNCIGPDGKPKQVGETWQSNCQDCSCVKATLSIICKPHKCPISPPVVCKEQGFVPVVERNQDDLCCTETTCKCNTSHCTTLKFDCKPGYTPVLHMQHDKCCPNYTCKAKQVCVYNGTEYKPGMTVPQNTCKDCKCTEEMDPLTKLRAIACTPNKCNTQCSQGYEYKKQEGQCCGNCTQVSCIIELPDRPPIILQPGEKISVGKNNCTKYECEKIGGHFIPNIYNQWCPRLDHDNCEPGTIHMDKDGCCQTCIPKTCSVKKSVTYINHKRCRSQQEVPMTSCGGRCMTSSVYSSEANMISHNCSCCHELETSKKSITLLCPGSRTTTFTYTYVTKCGCVPTKCEPFIKQLGAPSSGASPKNTEQEQGIEIS